The following are from one region of the Nitrospirota bacterium genome:
- the ffh gene encoding signal recognition particle protein — MFENLTSKLDAVLKKFRGKGILTEQDLQEGLREVRLALLEADVNFKVVKSFIDGIKERAMGQEVMKSLSPGQQIVKVVYEELCTIMGESSKGIHLSPNPPTVIMLAGLQGSGKTTTAGKIARMFKQDSKRPLLVAADIRRPAAIKQLEVLGEGLKIPVHTPKPGQDAVSVCIDGVEYGKTYGHDVVILDTAGRLHVDNELMGELVSIKNKVSPHEILLVVDAMTGQDAVNIATHFNDSLDVSGVILTKMDGDARGGAVLSIRHVTGKPIKLMGIGEKLDQLEPFFPDRMASRILGMGDVLSLIEKAQKEYSIEDVKGMKEKFRADNFTLEDFKGQLKQLKRLGSLTDLIGMIPGGRKILQNVGGEIPEDGLKRVEAIINSMTFKERRDHTVLNGSRRKRIAHGSGTSVEEVNRLLKQFLEARKMMKGLAAGGGKGKLSMLKKAKRLFS; from the coding sequence ATGTTTGAGAATCTTACTTCAAAATTAGACGCTGTCCTTAAAAAGTTCAGGGGGAAAGGGATACTTACTGAACAGGACTTACAGGAAGGACTAAGGGAAGTCCGTCTCGCATTACTTGAGGCGGATGTGAATTTCAAGGTTGTGAAGTCCTTTATTGACGGCATAAAAGAGAGGGCCATGGGGCAGGAGGTTATGAAAAGCCTGTCGCCGGGGCAGCAGATAGTAAAGGTTGTATATGAAGAACTGTGCACTATTATGGGAGAAAGCAGTAAGGGGATTCACCTGTCTCCAAATCCTCCCACAGTTATAATGCTGGCAGGTCTTCAAGGCTCAGGCAAGACTACAACAGCAGGTAAGATTGCAAGGATGTTCAAACAGGACAGTAAGAGGCCGCTTCTTGTTGCGGCTGACATAAGGAGACCTGCGGCAATTAAACAGCTTGAGGTACTTGGAGAAGGTCTTAAGATACCGGTACACACACCTAAGCCAGGTCAGGATGCAGTATCAGTATGTATTGATGGGGTAGAATATGGGAAAACTTATGGACATGATGTAGTCATACTCGACACAGCCGGAAGACTTCATGTTGATAATGAGCTGATGGGTGAATTAGTTTCAATAAAAAATAAGGTATCACCGCATGAGATACTTCTTGTTGTTGATGCTATGACAGGACAGGATGCAGTAAATATTGCAACCCACTTTAATGACTCACTGGATGTTTCAGGCGTGATACTTACAAAGATGGACGGGGATGCAAGAGGCGGCGCTGTTCTCTCAATCCGGCACGTTACAGGTAAGCCGATCAAACTTATGGGAATTGGTGAGAAACTGGATCAGCTTGAACCTTTTTTCCCTGACAGAATGGCTTCAAGAATCCTTGGGATGGGTGATGTTCTTTCTTTGATAGAAAAGGCTCAGAAGGAATATTCCATTGAAGATGTTAAAGGGATGAAGGAGAAATTCAGGGCAGATAATTTTACACTTGAGGATTTCAAAGGTCAGTTAAAACAGCTTAAACGACTCGGCTCGCTTACGGATTTGATAGGCATGATACCCGGAGGGAGAAAGATACTCCAGAATGTGGGTGGAGAAATCCCTGAAGACGGGCTTAAACGCGTTGAGGCAATTATAAATTCTATGACGTTTAAAGAAAGGCGTGATCATACTGTATTAAACGGCAGTAGAAGGAAACGTATTGCTCATGGCAGCGGCACAAGTGTTGAAGAGGTGAACAGGCTTCTTAAACAGTTTCTTGAGGCAAGGAAGATGATGAAAGGGCTTGCCGCAGGCGGCGGTAAAGGAAAATTATCAATGTTGAAAAAGGCAAAGAGGCTTTTTTCGTGA
- the metF gene encoding methylenetetrahydrofolate reductase [NAD(P)H] yields the protein MKIGHLLKEGKQVFSFEFFPPKTDEGEIKLFETIKSLRELGPAFVSVTYGAGGSTRDKTADWVIRIKKDLGIEAMAHLTCVGTSQENLRLILSKLQDNGIDNVLALRGDFPANSKAGEKFPQCYLHANELIEYIHNNYEFSIGAAAFPEGHLESPTLESDTNYMKLKASSGTDFFITQLFFDNKLYFDLLNRAVKAGIEQPIIPGIMPITSADQIERFTTLCGATIPKTLKEKIMENRNDPNSVMKLGIDYATEQCRELLSKGVQGIHFYTLNRSSATRTILRNLMR from the coding sequence ATGAAAATTGGTCATTTATTAAAAGAGGGTAAACAGGTATTCTCTTTTGAGTTTTTCCCGCCAAAGACAGATGAAGGGGAGATTAAATTATTTGAAACCATTAAGAGCCTAAGGGAGTTAGGTCCGGCTTTTGTATCGGTTACTTATGGGGCCGGCGGCAGTACAAGGGACAAAACAGCAGACTGGGTCATCCGAATTAAGAAAGACCTCGGCATAGAGGCAATGGCACATCTGACCTGTGTGGGTACAAGTCAGGAAAATCTCAGGCTAATTCTCAGCAAACTACAGGATAATGGCATTGATAATGTCCTTGCATTAAGAGGAGATTTTCCTGCAAATTCTAAAGCAGGGGAGAAATTTCCTCAGTGCTATCTTCATGCAAATGAGCTCATTGAGTACATACACAATAATTATGAATTTTCGATCGGCGCTGCTGCCTTCCCTGAAGGGCACCTTGAAAGCCCGACTTTAGAGTCAGATACAAACTATATGAAATTGAAGGCATCTTCAGGCACAGATTTTTTTATTACTCAGCTTTTCTTTGATAATAAATTATATTTTGATCTACTCAACCGGGCAGTGAAAGCAGGCATTGAGCAGCCAATAATCCCTGGGATTATGCCTATCACCAGTGCAGATCAGATAGAGCGGTTTACAACTCTATGCGGTGCAACCATACCTAAGACTCTTAAAGAAAAGATAATGGAAAATAGGAATGACCCTAATTCTGTCATGAAATTAGGGATAGATTATGCAACAGAGCAGTGCAGGGAACTCCTTTCAAAGGGTGTCCAGGGAATCCATTTCTATACACTAAATCGTTCATCAGCTACACGAACGATTCTTAGAAACCTGATGAGATAA
- a CDS encoding HEAT repeat domain-containing protein, with translation MEDKEITFSCEKCPLNKLDKTLKNILKGNGVSSAFVYSKGEPVKLRRVIVLKAVNGKGDVEHPDVEESDSAIESQVDVLNKEATLEQLLTRADDTSDLNNRISAIESLILHLTDNRVRKKLSELSNDPDFHFRLLALGLLGNFVPDWPEVEDILIKAMYDTEPSVRQLALQTLIENEGEKTKDALNIAIHDKDPLICNQAKEYLNDDSIICKP, from the coding sequence ATGGAAGACAAAGAGATTACATTTTCATGCGAAAAGTGTCCCCTTAATAAGTTAGATAAAACATTAAAAAATATTCTTAAAGGTAATGGGGTAAGTTCAGCCTTTGTCTATAGTAAGGGTGAACCGGTTAAATTGAGGCGGGTTATTGTTTTAAAAGCTGTAAATGGGAAGGGTGACGTTGAGCATCCTGATGTAGAAGAATCTGATTCTGCAATAGAAAGTCAGGTTGATGTTTTAAACAAAGAGGCAACCTTAGAGCAACTATTAACAAGGGCTGATGATACATCTGACCTGAACAACCGCATCTCTGCCATAGAGTCACTCATACTCCATCTTACAGACAACAGGGTTCGTAAAAAACTATCTGAGCTTTCTAATGACCCTGACTTTCATTTCAGACTTTTAGCATTAGGATTACTCGGTAACTTTGTCCCTGATTGGCCTGAGGTCGAAGATATTCTGATCAAGGCTATGTATGACACTGAACCATCAGTACGCCAGCTTGCACTTCAGACACTCATTGAAAATGAAGGGGAAAAAACCAAAGATGCCTTAAACATAGCCATACATGATAAAGACCCTCTCATCTGTAATCAGGCAAAAGAGTACTTGAATGATGACAGCATTATTTGTAAACCTTGA
- a CDS encoding Ig-like domain-containing protein codes for MGITTLGKKKFPLTLISLLIAVILIAAGCSGGGGGVTASSDTSGTSGDTSGSTGSTGGTSGGTSSAKATLSGTLLSSSSSSGSSLFKKLKKSAAATSSLPVSGATVLCFDTDSVSTAAAGSSTTGSTGTWTMDVSEGNYVCFGVYIDLATLTIKTTKMDDIAAVAGESVTVGEATVESDTTSPTIVSVLADNTADTSLSDGDPDPLYEAADVLPSQAISIIFSEAMNTSTMAAGTGVVLKDSSGNTVPTTLSFNGQGTEFRYTPNSPLTTSATYILYISNKVKDLSNNGINDPDSDGVVALARITVTDHVDSFSYLSSSPKDGDTGVSVYKDLNVAFNRPVDFVSFKDHTTISPAVSGRLEPSGDGVTFSHNSPLAANTEYTVTIGADVEDLAGNKLGSAKALKFNTGAGVDANSVKGFDAGGGTADDLLAIVANVTKAELAMDNQDIVSFASFFAPTFTMKEKKCSFNPDAGMTGTNGGTGTVSGPKLAKEGDPIMNGTATGTGPAPSGAVMPPPGEVCTTNTFTLAEFLANMKKDMLEERNMSKGFGEVQRLMLTNATGSKMSVEHFNSDFDADRNPTGKDLYVGMPNRREGVDFVNSEIDVPDSMNPNGTRREFVTYRLSGECRDLTSASEKAGAGEVLASYHYWNQQTQRDEMKTRICPVYDGDANSTNSWANDDEVYPSDWTGPKNVWEDNDQDCSHGMWDCQNEDGLISLKDTNSDGIPDKAVRYYENVDQNTHMRSANEQDITSALVSAGGGLNVAAAMRVAANNHWDIEGVDNDGDSRIMYFNPDDHSQGGFIDRHINEDMPNGMDDDNDGKIDEDGDGLGNNPQPIDGDSDFTNDPMPHSDWNLANNENIISNDEFWAQTYLIIDPLFAPSGAAQWRDADNNVYYEIPGPRGWPYPYAAGQDGKPWSGDEFDQNNGPDLNGHVFTWADVSILGKVYFRNDDKSGGAFSDNDRNVYLDLTAAGFNIVDGVITNPTERVQSGEKAAAIFRWDGSGHLSNSNGQSIDWQFNRPLMDHIDYNADGDWNVNTNPTAGLRRVPHDRATGGIMSSADYLALGWDTWRVSNDLQLVRDPSIVWDVEADWARMEGDDDGDGQFNEDGLYSDYFNSDGSLKVCLTQANYPCMTRDSSTDQLVLHKKDGTSTTSFDISDGIDNNGNGEIDEVEPFDDDGDGKLDEDPPGDPNDADGNGDTTAAYDDDGDGRKDEDPVSYERDRMNDHGQWAKVYQETTDAVVDMFYLTKHTGLEVADIVIDEAGTKATAIVNLVNTETWTPHNPWGDDFNHDGEPDDVNTWTETMVFNMEKSSSKWLMTGIQPVDSLEDYAQQVASGDIKQFGGEVAHLKMISPAGDPMSGPPANQTVTPTFVWDDSEVKGTIGSYLIHIEEITEAMTTGAGQPTTVMMVSIAASDVTTDTATGARSFTLGSGGDDITADVLLAFKNDEHFPFTSALTALEEGKAYAWGILAFEETQAELATAFAGGKPEPLGDTFEPRMFATTSLPSYLATPTFGTTGSKGSVAKVKVGGIEYHAIPSNIAPHLYGSISDSGDAGHAPSSLDPRSRR; via the coding sequence ATGGGCATTACAACTTTGGGTAAGAAGAAGTTCCCACTTACCCTGATATCCCTGTTGATTGCTGTAATCTTAATTGCAGCAGGATGCAGTGGAGGGGGCGGCGGGGTAACGGCATCAAGCGATACATCCGGTACAAGTGGTGATACCAGCGGATCTACAGGTTCCACAGGCGGAACAAGCGGTGGAACATCATCCGCTAAAGCTACTTTGAGCGGAACATTACTCAGCAGCAGCAGCAGCAGTGGAAGCAGTCTATTCAAAAAACTTAAAAAATCTGCAGCAGCAACATCAAGCTTGCCTGTTTCCGGGGCAACTGTACTCTGTTTTGATACTGATTCAGTATCAACAGCAGCAGCAGGTTCATCTACAACAGGCAGTACCGGAACATGGACAATGGATGTATCAGAAGGAAATTATGTGTGTTTCGGGGTCTATATTGACCTTGCTACTTTAACAATTAAAACAACAAAGATGGATGATATTGCAGCGGTTGCCGGTGAAAGTGTTACAGTCGGTGAGGCTACAGTTGAGTCCGACACCACATCACCGACTATTGTGTCGGTATTAGCCGATAATACCGCAGACACCTCACTATCAGACGGTGACCCTGACCCTCTTTACGAGGCAGCAGATGTGTTACCGAGTCAGGCTATATCAATTATTTTCAGTGAGGCAATGAATACAAGTACAATGGCGGCAGGAACTGGAGTAGTTTTAAAGGATAGTTCAGGGAATACAGTGCCTACTACCCTTTCATTTAATGGTCAGGGTACTGAGTTCAGATACACGCCGAATTCACCTCTAACAACCAGTGCTACATATATACTTTATATCTCAAACAAGGTAAAAGATCTTTCTAACAATGGTATAAATGACCCTGACAGTGATGGCGTCGTGGCCCTTGCCAGGATTACAGTTACAGACCATGTAGATTCCTTTTCATATCTTTCCTCCAGTCCAAAAGATGGTGATACAGGAGTCAGTGTTTATAAGGACTTAAACGTTGCCTTTAACAGGCCGGTTGATTTTGTAAGTTTTAAGGATCATACAACGATTTCTCCTGCTGTGTCAGGCCGTCTTGAGCCGTCCGGCGATGGAGTTACATTCTCCCATAACAGTCCATTGGCAGCTAATACAGAGTATACAGTAACCATTGGGGCTGATGTAGAAGACCTTGCAGGAAATAAATTAGGGAGTGCAAAGGCATTAAAATTTAATACAGGTGCCGGAGTTGATGCAAATTCAGTGAAAGGGTTTGATGCAGGCGGCGGCACTGCGGATGATTTACTTGCAATTGTTGCAAATGTTACTAAGGCTGAACTGGCTATGGACAATCAGGACATTGTCAGCTTTGCAAGCTTCTTTGCACCGACATTCACAATGAAAGAGAAAAAATGTTCCTTTAATCCGGATGCCGGGATGACCGGTACTAATGGAGGAACAGGTACGGTTTCAGGTCCAAAACTTGCTAAGGAAGGCGATCCGATTATGAATGGTACAGCAACAGGTACCGGTCCGGCTCCTTCCGGTGCTGTAATGCCTCCTCCGGGAGAGGTCTGTACAACCAATACATTTACCCTTGCTGAATTTTTGGCTAATATGAAAAAAGATATGTTAGAAGAACGTAACATGTCTAAAGGGTTTGGCGAGGTACAACGTCTTATGTTGACCAACGCGACCGGTTCAAAGATGTCAGTGGAACATTTTAATAGTGACTTTGATGCTGACAGGAATCCGACTGGTAAGGATTTGTATGTTGGAATGCCGAATCGTAGAGAAGGTGTTGATTTTGTAAACAGCGAGATTGATGTTCCGGATTCAATGAACCCAAATGGAACCCGCCGTGAGTTTGTTACATATCGTTTAAGCGGGGAATGTCGTGATCTTACAAGCGCCTCAGAAAAGGCAGGAGCAGGTGAGGTACTTGCAAGCTATCATTACTGGAATCAGCAGACCCAACGAGATGAGATGAAGACCAGGATATGTCCAGTGTATGATGGCGATGCAAATTCTACAAACTCATGGGCAAATGATGATGAAGTATATCCTTCTGACTGGACAGGTCCCAAAAATGTTTGGGAAGATAATGACCAGGATTGTTCACATGGAATGTGGGATTGTCAGAATGAAGACGGGTTAATCAGTCTCAAGGATACTAATTCTGATGGTATTCCTGATAAGGCTGTAAGGTACTATGAGAATGTAGACCAGAATACCCACATGAGGTCAGCAAACGAACAGGACATCACGTCTGCACTGGTTAGCGCCGGTGGTGGTCTTAATGTTGCAGCAGCCATGCGGGTGGCGGCAAACAACCATTGGGATATTGAAGGTGTGGATAATGATGGCGACAGCCGTATAATGTACTTCAATCCTGATGACCATTCGCAGGGTGGTTTTATAGACCGTCATATCAATGAAGACATGCCGAACGGCATGGATGATGATAATGATGGAAAGATAGATGAAGATGGTGATGGTTTGGGTAATAACCCCCAGCCTATAGACGGGGATAGCGACTTCACTAATGATCCTATGCCTCATTCTGACTGGAATCTTGCCAATAATGAGAACATAATCTCCAATGATGAATTCTGGGCTCAGACTTATCTTATAATTGACCCTCTGTTTGCTCCAAGCGGGGCAGCACAATGGAGAGACGCTGATAATAATGTATATTATGAGATTCCTGGTCCAAGGGGATGGCCGTATCCTTATGCAGCAGGTCAGGATGGTAAACCCTGGAGCGGGGATGAGTTTGACCAGAATAATGGCCCTGATCTAAATGGTCATGTGTTCACATGGGCAGATGTAAGTATCCTCGGCAAGGTATATTTCCGGAATGATGATAAGTCTGGAGGCGCATTTTCAGACAATGACCGGAATGTATATTTGGATCTGACTGCTGCCGGCTTTAATATTGTAGATGGTGTAATAACCAATCCTACAGAACGTGTGCAGTCAGGAGAGAAGGCTGCGGCAATATTCCGGTGGGATGGCTCAGGACACCTGTCCAACAGTAATGGCCAGAGCATTGATTGGCAGTTTAACCGTCCTTTGATGGATCATATTGATTACAACGCAGACGGTGATTGGAATGTCAATACAAATCCTACTGCCGGCCTTCGCAGGGTTCCGCATGACAGGGCAACCGGCGGTATTATGTCTTCTGCTGATTACCTTGCATTAGGTTGGGATACATGGCGTGTCAGCAATGACCTTCAGCTTGTTCGTGACCCATCAATTGTCTGGGATGTTGAGGCAGACTGGGCGCGTATGGAAGGTGATGATGATGGAGACGGACAGTTTAATGAAGATGGTCTCTACTCTGATTACTTCAATAGTGACGGAAGCCTGAAAGTATGTCTAACACAAGCGAATTATCCTTGTATGACACGTGACAGCAGTACAGACCAGCTTGTGTTGCATAAAAAGGATGGTACAAGCACCACTTCATTTGATATTTCCGATGGCATAGATAACAATGGCAATGGAGAGATTGATGAAGTAGAGCCATTTGATGATGATGGAGATGGTAAACTGGATGAAGATCCGCCAGGCGATCCAAATGATGCAGATGGTAATGGTGATACAACTGCAGCTTATGATGATGATGGTGACGGCCGTAAGGATGAAGACCCCGTCAGTTATGAGAGAGACCGTATGAATGACCATGGACAGTGGGCAAAGGTTTATCAGGAGACTACTGATGCTGTGGTAGATATGTTCTATCTTACAAAACATACCGGTCTTGAAGTAGCTGATATAGTGATTGATGAAGCAGGCACTAAGGCTACTGCCATAGTCAATCTTGTTAACACCGAGACATGGACGCCGCACAATCCATGGGGTGATGATTTTAATCATGATGGTGAGCCGGATGATGTAAACACATGGACTGAGACAATGGTCTTTAATATGGAAAAATCATCTTCCAAATGGCTAATGACCGGCATTCAGCCTGTGGATAGTCTTGAGGATTATGCTCAGCAGGTTGCCAGCGGTGATATAAAGCAGTTCGGCGGAGAGGTTGCACACTTAAAGATGATAAGCCCCGCTGGAGACCCAATGTCTGGGCCGCCTGCTAATCAGACGGTAACACCGACCTTTGTATGGGATGATTCAGAAGTAAAAGGTACGATTGGTTCATACCTGATCCATATAGAGGAGATTACAGAGGCTATGACTACAGGTGCCGGTCAGCCTACTACAGTAATGATGGTTTCTATTGCTGCATCTGATGTGACTACAGATACTGCAACCGGTGCACGTTCCTTTACATTAGGTTCAGGCGGTGATGATATTACAGCAGATGTGCTCCTTGCCTTTAAAAATGATGAGCACTTCCCATTTACATCAGCGCTGACTGCACTTGAAGAAGGTAAGGCTTATGCATGGGGCATCCTTGCATTTGAGGAGACACAGGCAGAGCTTGCCACAGCATTTGCAGGCGGTAAGCCTGAACCGTTGGGTGATACCTTTGAGCCGAGGATGTTTGCTACAACATCCTTACCGAGCTATCTGGCGACTCCGACATTCGGTACAACCGGCAGCAAGGGCTCAGTTGCAAAGGTGAAGGTGGGCGGTATTGAATACCATGCCATACCTTCCAATATTGCACCTCATCTGTATGGCAGTATATCAGACTCAGGTGATGCAGGACATGCTCCAAGCAGTCTTGATCCAAGATCACGCAGGTAG
- a CDS encoding tetratricopeptide repeat protein yields MSSEKSKILENAQQYTIRAQIQKAIEEWKKLLTNTPNDANIYNTIGDLSLKNSSSSNPHGDAVSFYVKAAEQFESTGFALKAIAVYKKVLKITPNNKEVYMRLGNLDCERGLIGNAREDYLMAAKLFSQEGLIKDALEVYRKIADLDPSNLSVRTKIAEMFLKEGMKNAAIEEYNKIAGAYLKAGKREEAEHLYDVILDLQPDNINAVIETGRFHLKNGKVESALEYGKKALSLSPDSEDVLSFLAEVYNSTGIFDKAEESLTRIIELNPGELSYRETRASILFNKGDVENAACEYLEIGREYLNRRNIDKARLFTEKAVEIAPEMILAHELLFDIYLRNNMKEDVVGKGLFLAGHYQDSGDVEKAVDYYLRILKEDPFNVEAKERLTAIEAEKQIFQTDEETTVEVIPLEKSIIEEIPIDKKVDITNQLSSADVYIKYGLMEKAIAELQQIINTIDPMNEAAHIKLKDIYRITGEKEKVVEECLVLLNIFEANGERDKMERMINEASAISPEDRRVKGYKDRLYMKVNIPSQSHLPTLEKTERERGWADETDELLEEAGFYEQQGMIEEAINVYRKVLKIDSNNAVALRQLTLLGPEDRNVPIPEMEVIKPEKESSESFFDLGDMLKEDVVEEPPFRPLDEIFKEFNEGVKLQIDTGDYESHYDLGISYKEMGLFHEAVEEFKSCGPLTSRYFDASFMISLCHKELGEYREAIDALNKAIKNDQYNEKRHIALKYELGILLEITGQRDDALSIFRQIYFFDATYRDVSEKVLTLQRGR; encoded by the coding sequence TTGTCTTCTGAAAAGAGCAAGATATTAGAAAATGCACAGCAATACACTATCAGAGCTCAGATTCAGAAGGCTATTGAGGAGTGGAAGAAACTTCTAACTAACACACCTAATGATGCAAATATATATAATACAATAGGTGACCTTTCCCTAAAAAATTCATCCTCTTCAAATCCACACGGTGACGCTGTCTCGTTTTATGTAAAGGCCGCTGAACAATTTGAGTCCACCGGTTTTGCCCTCAAGGCGATTGCTGTCTATAAGAAGGTACTGAAAATAACACCAAATAATAAAGAGGTTTACATGCGTCTCGGTAATCTTGATTGTGAAAGAGGGCTTATTGGAAATGCCCGTGAAGATTATCTCATGGCTGCTAAATTATTTTCTCAGGAGGGGTTAATAAAAGATGCACTTGAGGTCTACAGGAAGATTGCTGACCTTGATCCATCGAATCTATCAGTCCGGACAAAGATTGCAGAGATGTTCCTTAAAGAGGGCATGAAGAATGCGGCAATTGAGGAATACAATAAGATCGCAGGCGCATATCTGAAAGCAGGAAAAAGAGAAGAAGCAGAACATCTGTATGATGTGATATTGGATTTACAGCCGGATAACATTAATGCAGTTATAGAGACAGGAAGGTTCCATTTAAAAAACGGAAAGGTTGAGAGTGCGCTTGAGTATGGGAAAAAGGCATTAAGCCTGTCTCCTGATTCTGAGGATGTCCTTTCATTTCTTGCGGAAGTTTATAATAGCACCGGTATTTTTGATAAAGCAGAAGAGAGCCTGACAAGGATTATAGAATTAAACCCAGGTGAGTTGTCTTACAGGGAAACCCGTGCATCAATCCTTTTCAATAAAGGTGATGTTGAGAATGCAGCGTGTGAATATCTTGAGATCGGGCGGGAGTACCTTAATCGGAGGAATATAGATAAGGCTCGCTTGTTTACAGAAAAGGCCGTTGAGATTGCCCCTGAAATGATTTTAGCCCATGAGTTATTATTTGATATCTATTTAAGAAATAACATGAAAGAGGATGTAGTTGGAAAGGGTTTATTCCTTGCGGGACATTATCAGGATTCCGGTGATGTTGAAAAGGCCGTAGATTATTATCTTAGAATCCTGAAAGAAGACCCTTTCAATGTGGAGGCAAAGGAAAGACTGACTGCTATAGAGGCGGAGAAGCAGATATTCCAGACTGATGAAGAAACAACCGTGGAGGTAATACCGCTTGAAAAGAGCATTATAGAAGAGATTCCAATTGACAAGAAAGTTGACATTACCAATCAACTATCATCAGCAGATGTATATATAAAATACGGGTTAATGGAAAAGGCCATTGCTGAACTTCAGCAAATTATAAATACCATTGATCCCATGAATGAAGCGGCACATATAAAGTTAAAAGATATTTACAGGATTACCGGAGAAAAAGAGAAGGTTGTTGAGGAGTGCCTCGTTCTTCTCAACATATTTGAAGCAAATGGCGAGCGGGACAAGATGGAACGTATGATTAATGAGGCATCGGCCATTAGTCCGGAGGATAGGAGAGTAAAAGGGTACAAAGATAGACTTTATATGAAAGTTAATATTCCCTCACAATCCCATCTGCCTACTTTGGAAAAGACGGAGAGGGAGAGGGGGTGGGCGGATGAAACGGACGAACTGCTTGAAGAGGCCGGTTTTTATGAACAGCAGGGTATGATTGAAGAGGCAATAAATGTATATAGAAAGGTTCTGAAAATAGATTCAAATAATGCGGTTGCTTTAAGACAATTAACATTATTAGGACCTGAAGACAGGAATGTTCCAATCCCTGAGATGGAAGTTATTAAACCGGAAAAAGAATCATCTGAATCTTTCTTTGACCTTGGAGATATGCTGAAAGAGGACGTAGTTGAAGAGCCTCCTTTCCGACCGTTGGATGAGATATTCAAAGAGTTTAATGAAGGGGTCAAATTGCAGATTGATACAGGTGACTATGAGTCCCATTATGACCTCGGTATATCTTACAAAGAGATGGGTTTATTTCATGAGGCTGTTGAAGAATTTAAATCCTGCGGACCATTAACTTCAAGATATTTTGATGCATCTTTTATGATCTCTCTTTGCCATAAAGAACTCGGTGAATACAGAGAGGCAATAGATGCCCTCAATAAGGCGATAAAGAACGATCAATATAATGAAAAGAGACATATTGCATTAAAATATGAATTGGGGATATTGCTGGAGATAACAGGTCAAAGAGATGATGCCCTGAGTATTTTCAGGCAGATATATTTCTTTGATGCTACCTACCGTGATGTATCAGAAAAGGTGTTGACTCTCCAGAGAGGCAGATAG
- a CDS encoding TPM domain-containing protein translates to MKRYIYTIIFFLLLFPDYTHALDIPQLKGYVNDYADMISPAVESRLEEDLRSFEQTDSTQIVILTIPSLEGDVIEDYGIRVADAWKIGQQNKDNGVILIVSKDDRKMRIEVGRGLEGKMTDLMSGRIIDLVMKPLFKQGDFDEGFISAISSIIEVVRGEFKADDAPVRKKQRGLSPFLTLIIFAGIAIIVIGSISRVLGGVAGAVGLPALVHLLLTPIGLIPLIVLAAVGFGAGMFLPMFSTSRGQGRGGGIFPGGGFYGGGGGFGGGDFGGGFGGGGASGDW, encoded by the coding sequence ATGAAACGATATATTTACACAATTATCTTTTTTCTCTTACTTTTCCCTGACTACACCCATGCCCTCGATATCCCTCAGTTAAAAGGCTATGTCAATGACTATGCGGATATGATTTCTCCTGCTGTTGAATCGAGGCTTGAGGAAGATCTGCGGTCTTTTGAGCAGACAGACTCGACACAAATAGTAATCCTTACAATTCCATCTCTTGAAGGGGATGTTATTGAAGATTATGGAATCCGGGTAGCAGATGCGTGGAAGATAGGTCAGCAGAACAAGGATAATGGTGTAATCCTCATTGTTTCAAAAGATGATAGGAAGATGCGGATTGAGGTAGGACGAGGTCTTGAGGGTAAGATGACAGACCTGATGTCAGGAAGGATAATTGACCTTGTAATGAAGCCTCTCTTTAAACAGGGAGACTTTGACGAAGGATTCATATCAGCAATATCTTCAATTATCGAGGTTGTTCGTGGGGAGTTTAAGGCTGATGATGCACCTGTTCGTAAGAAGCAGAGGGGTCTGTCACCATTCTTAACACTTATCATCTTTGCCGGCATTGCAATTATAGTCATCGGATCAATATCACGTGTATTAGGCGGGGTCGCAGGTGCAGTCGGTTTACCGGCGCTTGTCCATCTTTTGCTGACCCCCATAGGACTTATCCCTTTAATTGTACTTGCTGCTGTCGGTTTTGGGGCAGGCATGTTCCTTCCAATGTTTTCAACATCAAGAGGTCAAGGCAGGGGAGGAGGCATATTCCCTGGAGGTGGTTTCTATGGTGGTGGAGGCGGATTCGGCGGGGGCGATTTCGGCGGCGGATTCGGCGGCGGCGGGGCGTCGGGGGACTGGTAA